A section of the Parasteatoda tepidariorum isolate YZ-2023 chromosome 6, CAS_Ptep_4.0, whole genome shotgun sequence genome encodes:
- the LOC107447564 gene encoding lysophospholipid acyltransferase 6 isoform X1, producing the protein MAAAEGGFYCGTKSFAWLADLTRLPLDQVNFLVCQFTALIFAFIYRRVFSPQKVSTEIRHVVALAIGAGLGYFCFGYMISHLVVQSTFCYLIMNYVSPQLMHRIVLCASLVYLSVMHLMRLTYDYGGWTVDVTGPLMISTQKVSSLAFSLHDGLTESDGNLSPEQKRRAVRHVPTVLEYYSYIFHFQALMCGPLIFYNDYLDFVEGKTCVKNTSPNMIVLRKVLVSIFCALFLVTIVPFFPITYLQDPKFLNFTPWYSKLMYLILSTSVVRSKYYHAWLFGEAVCNASGMGFNGYTADGHSKWDLMSNVDIIRFELSLNFRETLETWNKSTQMWLRYIAYDRAPSHKTVWTYLLSALWHGFYPGYYITFLGGAIFTLAARSIRRSVRPLFQSKRSLSRLYDVITCVTTRIALAYIVFPFILLEYHASLAVYKKFYFSGHLLALTGIFILPHLISPIRSSLLSSRKTIHNK; encoded by the exons ATGGCTGCCGCTGAAGGAGGATTTTATTGTGGGACTAAATCATTTGCATGGCTTGCCGATCTTACGCGCTTGCCGCTTGATCAA gtgAACTTCTTAGTCTGCCAATTTACTGCTCTGATCTTTGCCTTTATTTACCGAAGGGTATTTTCTCCTCAAAAAGTATCTACGGAAATTCGGCATGTTGTTGCTCTAGCTATAGGTGCTGGATTGGGCTATTTTTGTTTTGGATA TATGATCTCTCACTTAGTAGTACAGTCAACtttctgttatttaattatgaattatgttAGTCCTCAACTGATGCATag AATAGTGCTATGTGCCTCTCTTGTCTATTTATCAGTCATGCACCTGATGCGCCTCACCTATGATTATGGTGGCTGGACAGTAGACGTTACTGG gccaTTAATGATCAGTACACAAAAAGTGAGCAGCCTCGCTTTCAGTCTTCACGATGGCCTCACAGAGAGTGATGGAAACCTCTCTCCAGAACAGAAGAGACGTGCCGTCAG GCATGTGCCAACAGTACTTGAGTATTACAGTTACATCTTCCATTTTCAAGCCCTCATGTGTGGTCCACTCATCTTTTATAATGACTACCTTGACTTTGTAGAAGGAAAAACGTGTGTCAAAAACACTAGTCCAAAT ATGATTGTGCTACGCAAAGTGCTGGTGAGCATTTTCTGTGCCCTCTTTTTAGTCACCATTGTACCATTCTTCCCTATCACTTATTTACAAG ATCCAAAGTTCCTAAATTTCACTCCATGGTACTCCAAATTGATGTACCTCATTTTGTCAACTTCAGTAGTGAGATCTAAGTATTATCATGCATGGCTTTTTG gtGAAGCTGTATGCAATGCCTCTGGTATGGGTTTTAATGGTTACACAGCAGACGGTCATTCCAAGTGGGATCTTATGTCAAATGTTGACATAATAAGATTTGAG ctCTCTTTGAATTTTCGTGAAACCCTTGAGACGTGGAATAAATCTACTCAAATGTGGTTGAGATACATTGCATATGATCGTGCCCCTTCACACAAAACAGTCTGGACTTACCTCCTCTCAGCATTGTGGCATGGATTCTATCCAGGATACTATATCACCTTTCTTGGTGGAGCAATCTTCACTCTTGCTGCAAGATCT atacgAAGGAGTGTTCGGCCATTATTCCAAAGCAAACGATCCCTGTCTAGGCTATATGATGTCATAACCTGCGTTACAACCAGAATTGCCCTGGCCTACATTGTCTTTCCCTTCATTCTTCTGGAATATCATGCATCCCTTGCAGTCTACAA gaaattctatttttcgGGCCACCTCTTAGCTCTGACCGGCATCTTCATCCTTCCTCACCTCATCTCCCCCATCAGATCAAGTCTTCTCAGCAGTCGCAAGACCATccacaataaataa
- the LOC107447564 gene encoding lysophospholipid acyltransferase 6 isoform X2 yields the protein MISHLVVQSTFCYLIMNYVSPQLMHRIVLCASLVYLSVMHLMRLTYDYGGWTVDVTGPLMISTQKVSSLAFSLHDGLTESDGNLSPEQKRRAVRHVPTVLEYYSYIFHFQALMCGPLIFYNDYLDFVEGKTCVKNTSPNMIVLRKVLVSIFCALFLVTIVPFFPITYLQDPKFLNFTPWYSKLMYLILSTSVVRSKYYHAWLFGEAVCNASGMGFNGYTADGHSKWDLMSNVDIIRFELSLNFRETLETWNKSTQMWLRYIAYDRAPSHKTVWTYLLSALWHGFYPGYYITFLGGAIFTLAARSIRRSVRPLFQSKRSLSRLYDVITCVTTRIALAYIVFPFILLEYHASLAVYKKFYFSGHLLALTGIFILPHLISPIRSSLLSSRKTIHNK from the exons ATGATCTCTCACTTAGTAGTACAGTCAACtttctgttatttaattatgaattatgttAGTCCTCAACTGATGCATag AATAGTGCTATGTGCCTCTCTTGTCTATTTATCAGTCATGCACCTGATGCGCCTCACCTATGATTATGGTGGCTGGACAGTAGACGTTACTGG gccaTTAATGATCAGTACACAAAAAGTGAGCAGCCTCGCTTTCAGTCTTCACGATGGCCTCACAGAGAGTGATGGAAACCTCTCTCCAGAACAGAAGAGACGTGCCGTCAG GCATGTGCCAACAGTACTTGAGTATTACAGTTACATCTTCCATTTTCAAGCCCTCATGTGTGGTCCACTCATCTTTTATAATGACTACCTTGACTTTGTAGAAGGAAAAACGTGTGTCAAAAACACTAGTCCAAAT ATGATTGTGCTACGCAAAGTGCTGGTGAGCATTTTCTGTGCCCTCTTTTTAGTCACCATTGTACCATTCTTCCCTATCACTTATTTACAAG ATCCAAAGTTCCTAAATTTCACTCCATGGTACTCCAAATTGATGTACCTCATTTTGTCAACTTCAGTAGTGAGATCTAAGTATTATCATGCATGGCTTTTTG gtGAAGCTGTATGCAATGCCTCTGGTATGGGTTTTAATGGTTACACAGCAGACGGTCATTCCAAGTGGGATCTTATGTCAAATGTTGACATAATAAGATTTGAG ctCTCTTTGAATTTTCGTGAAACCCTTGAGACGTGGAATAAATCTACTCAAATGTGGTTGAGATACATTGCATATGATCGTGCCCCTTCACACAAAACAGTCTGGACTTACCTCCTCTCAGCATTGTGGCATGGATTCTATCCAGGATACTATATCACCTTTCTTGGTGGAGCAATCTTCACTCTTGCTGCAAGATCT atacgAAGGAGTGTTCGGCCATTATTCCAAAGCAAACGATCCCTGTCTAGGCTATATGATGTCATAACCTGCGTTACAACCAGAATTGCCCTGGCCTACATTGTCTTTCCCTTCATTCTTCTGGAATATCATGCATCCCTTGCAGTCTACAA gaaattctatttttcgGGCCACCTCTTAGCTCTGACCGGCATCTTCATCCTTCCTCACCTCATCTCCCCCATCAGATCAAGTCTTCTCAGCAGTCGCAAGACCATccacaataaataa